One window of the Marinilactibacillus sp. Marseille-P9653 genome contains the following:
- a CDS encoding guanylate kinase yields the protein MGDKCIIVLVGPSGSGKTTVGESLSRNGIPKLVTTTTREPRLGEQEGIDYHFRKVEELDPADFVEQTIYNNKVYGLTKQEVSDALKEYDVVHVSLDRHGAKAMKRSFPQETVVVFIYISKEMMAERMRKRGDSEEKIYERLCHSEANDELAPPEETDLIIENISIQETVDQILSHLNQKN from the coding sequence ATGGGAGATAAGTGCATTATTGTATTGGTAGGACCAAGTGGTAGTGGGAAAACAACCGTAGGAGAATCTTTATCGCGTAACGGAATTCCGAAACTGGTTACGACAACCACTAGAGAACCGCGCCTTGGAGAACAAGAAGGCATCGATTATCATTTCAGAAAAGTTGAAGAGCTGGATCCGGCGGACTTTGTTGAGCAAACTATCTATAATAACAAAGTCTACGGCCTGACAAAGCAAGAAGTTAGCGATGCTTTAAAAGAATATGATGTTGTTCATGTTTCTCTTGATCGTCATGGAGCGAAAGCAATGAAAAGAAGCTTTCCACAAGAAACAGTTGTCGTGTTTATTTATATTTCAAAAGAAATGATGGCTGAACGTATGCGTAAACGGGGAGATAGCGAAGAAAAAATTTATGAGAGGCTTTGTCACAGTGAAGCGAATGATGAATTGGCACCTCCTGAAGAGACAGATCTCATAATTGAAAACATTTCTATACAAGAAACTGTTGATCAAATTCTTTCTCATTTGAATCAAAAGAATTAG
- a CDS encoding phosphatase PAP2 family protein: MSDSLKRVKRHLWKPKTMFYLGMIMIIPFLLLAIAGYFELGILGMFDDYVAREIIDERDPVLTSIFRMITLLGNVPPTILITIVTSLFILLKLKNRWLSLWYLLTVALGAGVLNQVLKYAIRRDRPSSVEHLITQGGYSFPSGHAMGSIIIYGAMIFLILRLSERLWFRIVGTIGLSLLILAIGVSRIYLGVHFPSDIVGGYSVGMMWLTFSIGLYGLSLTKRPEIEKIEGHHYKR; the protein is encoded by the coding sequence ATGTCAGATTCATTGAAAAGAGTTAAGCGACACTTATGGAAACCAAAAACGATGTTTTATTTAGGAATGATTATGATCATTCCGTTCTTACTTCTAGCCATAGCAGGCTATTTTGAATTGGGCATTCTGGGGATGTTCGATGATTATGTAGCGAGAGAGATTATTGACGAACGAGACCCCGTCTTGACGAGTATTTTTAGAATGATCACGCTACTTGGAAATGTTCCACCGACGATACTAATTACGATTGTCACGAGCTTGTTCATTTTATTAAAACTGAAAAATAGATGGCTCTCACTTTGGTACTTGCTAACGGTTGCTTTAGGCGCAGGCGTACTTAATCAAGTATTGAAATATGCCATTAGAAGAGATCGACCTAGTAGTGTGGAGCATTTGATTACACAAGGTGGGTATTCTTTTCCAAGTGGCCACGCGATGGGTTCCATTATTATATATGGCGCAATGATTTTCTTGATTTTAAGACTGTCCGAACGACTTTGGTTCCGTATAGTAGGGACCATTGGCTTAAGCCTGTTGATTCTAGCCATTGGCGTCAGCCGGATTTACCTTGGCGTGCATTTTCCGTCTGATATCGTCGGTGGATATTCTGTTGGGATGATGTGGTTAACGTTTAGTATTGGACTTTACGGATTGTCTCTTACAAAGAGACCAGAGATCGAAAAAATCGAAGGACATCATTACAAACGTTAA
- a CDS encoding amidohydrolase family protein, translated as MTKTMIKNGLLIDGNGGEPMEQGAVVIDGNRIVFVGDAADFDGTVDETIDVDGATIAPGFIDTHVHLMMEYSSVQNRLETPFSYMFYQAINYMRNTLNAGITSVRDALGTDLGVKKAVEEGILEGPRMQLSINALTITGGHGDGYTTSGQTVELLQANYPGMPDGKADGVEEVRKKTREMLRAGAEVIKVHATGGVLSATDHPEFTQFSLEELQVIVEEAAFRKGVKVMAHAQGAEGIKQAVKAGIHSIEHGIFLDDEAIEMMKEHGTYLVPTLLAPVAVLELAKETGMPDSAVQKARDAIEAHKKSFTKAYKAGVKIAMGTDAGVMPHGTNLRELVLMTEGGMTPMEAIVATTKTAAECLGWENELGTLEKGKLADLVVIKGNPLDDIASLSNAEIIQLVIKDGKIVKNQIA; from the coding sequence ATGACGAAAACGATGATTAAGAATGGATTATTGATCGATGGTAATGGTGGCGAACCGATGGAACAAGGCGCGGTCGTCATTGACGGGAACCGTATCGTGTTTGTGGGGGACGCTGCTGATTTTGATGGGACTGTTGACGAAACAATTGATGTCGATGGTGCAACGATCGCTCCAGGATTTATCGATACCCATGTCCATTTGATGATGGAATATTCTTCCGTGCAAAATAGACTGGAAACTCCTTTCTCCTACATGTTTTATCAGGCGATCAATTATATGCGTAATACACTCAATGCAGGAATTACGTCTGTTCGCGACGCTTTAGGAACAGACCTCGGTGTTAAAAAAGCCGTAGAAGAAGGTATTCTAGAAGGCCCTCGAATGCAGCTCAGTATCAATGCGTTGACAATTACTGGCGGACACGGCGATGGCTACACAACCTCAGGGCAAACCGTGGAACTTCTCCAGGCTAATTACCCTGGAATGCCAGACGGAAAAGCAGACGGCGTAGAAGAAGTACGCAAGAAGACCCGAGAAATGTTGCGCGCCGGAGCAGAAGTGATCAAGGTCCACGCGACCGGTGGCGTGCTTAGTGCGACGGATCATCCAGAATTTACCCAGTTTTCATTAGAAGAACTTCAAGTCATCGTGGAAGAAGCCGCTTTTAGAAAAGGGGTTAAAGTCATGGCACACGCTCAAGGTGCTGAAGGCATCAAGCAGGCTGTCAAAGCTGGGATTCATTCAATTGAGCACGGAATTTTCCTAGACGACGAAGCGATTGAAATGATGAAAGAACACGGGACTTACTTGGTCCCAACCTTACTCGCTCCAGTAGCGGTTTTGGAATTGGCTAAAGAAACTGGAATGCCGGATTCTGCAGTTCAAAAAGCTCGAGATGCCATAGAAGCACACAAAAAGAGTTTCACTAAGGCCTATAAAGCAGGCGTTAAAATCGCAATGGGAACCGACGCAGGTGTCATGCCTCACGGAACCAATCTGCGAGAACTTGTTCTGATGACAGAAGGTGGTATGACACCGATGGAAGCCATCGTTGCGACCACTAAGACAGCCGCAGAATGCCTCGGCTGGGAAAACGAACTCGGCACCCTTGAAAAAGGTAAACTGGCAGATCTAGTCGTCATCAAAGGGAATCCCCTAGACGATATTGCCAGCCTATCTAACGCAGAAATAATCCAACTCGTCATCAAAGACGGCAAAATCGTCAAAAACCAAATAGCCTAA
- a CDS encoding C4-dicarboxylate ABC transporter, producing MSASIGNIIGWTATVLSFIGFFIWNIPLGIIAMLLGLAGLMSDQKGVNWTAIGLGAIAVIIGII from the coding sequence ATGTCAGCTTCTATTGGAAATATCATTGGTTGGACAGCGACCGTATTATCTTTTATCGGTTTCTTTATCTGGAATATCCCTTTAGGAATCATCGCGATGCTTTTAGGTCTAGCTGGACTGATGAGTGATCAAAAAGGAGTCAACTGGACCGCTATTGGCTTAGGCGCCATTGCAGTAATTATTGGAATTATTTGA
- the guaC gene encoding GMP reductase, producing MKVFDYEDIQLIPAKAIVSSRSACDTSVELGGRRFMLPVVPANMQTVVDEELSIWLAKNGYFYVMHRFDEAARAGFIQNMHEQDLYASISLGVKDEEYDFVKELAERNLVPEYATIDVAHGHSQMVIDMITHVKKHLPETFLIAGNVGTPEAVRELENAGADATKVGIGPGKVCTTKLKTGFGTGGWQLAAVSHCSKAARKPIIADGGVRTHGDIAKSMRFGATMVMIGSMFAGHDQSPGKMVEVNGRPYKEYFGSASSHQKGERKNVEGKKMLTPYKGDIADTLLEMKQDLQSSISYAGGDDIDSLRKVDYVIVKNSIMNGENYNASGIDVPDSFATSSNFQP from the coding sequence ATGAAAGTATTTGATTACGAAGATATTCAATTGATCCCTGCCAAAGCGATTGTATCCAGTCGTTCTGCCTGTGATACTTCAGTGGAACTCGGCGGACGCCGCTTTATGCTTCCTGTTGTTCCAGCGAACATGCAAACAGTAGTTGATGAAGAATTATCGATCTGGCTTGCAAAAAATGGTTATTTTTATGTGATGCATCGCTTCGATGAAGCTGCTCGTGCTGGATTTATTCAAAACATGCATGAACAAGACCTTTACGCTTCTATAAGCTTAGGCGTTAAAGATGAAGAATATGATTTTGTTAAAGAACTAGCTGAACGCAATCTAGTTCCTGAATATGCAACGATTGATGTTGCTCATGGCCATTCTCAAATGGTTATCGACATGATTACACACGTTAAAAAACATTTACCTGAAACTTTCCTGATTGCCGGTAATGTTGGTACTCCAGAAGCGGTTCGTGAACTTGAAAACGCTGGAGCTGACGCAACTAAAGTTGGTATCGGACCTGGTAAAGTTTGTACAACAAAACTAAAAACCGGTTTTGGTACAGGTGGATGGCAATTAGCAGCTGTTTCTCACTGTTCAAAGGCTGCACGTAAGCCAATCATTGCAGATGGAGGCGTCCGTACTCACGGAGATATCGCTAAATCTATGCGATTTGGTGCAACAATGGTTATGATCGGTTCGATGTTTGCTGGACATGATCAATCGCCAGGTAAAATGGTAGAAGTCAACGGCCGTCCTTACAAAGAATATTTTGGTAGTGCTTCATCGCATCAAAAAGGCGAACGCAAAAACGTCGAAGGTAAAAAAATGCTGACACCTTATAAAGGCGATATTGCAGATACACTACTTGAAATGAAACAAGACCTACAATCTTCTATCTCATACGCAGGTGGAGATGATATTGACTCTCTACGTAAAGTAGATTACGTGATCGTTAAAAATTCTATTATGAATGGTGAAAACTACAACGCTAGTGGAATCGATGTTCCAGATAGTTTTGCAACTTCATCAAACTTCCAACCTTAA
- the ltrA gene encoding group II intron reverse transcriptase/maturase: protein MKELYRKSPSLMELVVSRKNLSTAATKVRRNKGAAGIDGMTVWEVEEHIEEIYLPLRQKLLNETYKPQPVKRVEIPKPNGDKRKLGIPCVRDRVVQQAIKQVIEPLIDPHFLPQSHGFRPNKGTHTALKQCVDYYEEGYKFVVDCDLKQCFDTLSHDKLMYHLETFIQDKAILKVVRKFLMSGVIDLSGEFVESKTGAPQGGVLSPLLSNVYLHELDKELDRRGHRFVRYADDFVIYVKSKRAGERVIQSVTQFIEKDLKLIVNKDKSKVGSPTRLKFLSCLIRKVNGTCRFIPTKSAKQKFKRTLKRLTSRKRSGTFEVIIKEINQVTRGWIGYFGLGFIKMFIKRIEQWLQHRIRQLILKRWKKSKTKITKLFSYGLDMDSARRIGFSRKKYWRLSMTPEVHQALTTKRLHHWGLVSLSSLVESAYARY, encoded by the coding sequence ATGAAAGAACTGTATCGTAAGTCTCCATCTTTGATGGAGCTCGTTGTAAGTAGAAAGAATCTATCGACAGCTGCCACGAAAGTTAGACGTAATAAAGGAGCAGCTGGGATAGACGGTATGACAGTATGGGAAGTCGAGGAACATATTGAAGAAATTTATCTGCCATTGAGGCAGAAACTCCTTAATGAAACTTATAAACCTCAACCCGTTAAACGAGTTGAAATTCCTAAGCCAAACGGAGATAAACGTAAACTCGGTATTCCTTGCGTTCGTGACCGTGTTGTACAACAAGCTATCAAACAAGTGATTGAACCACTGATTGACCCGCACTTTCTTCCGCAAAGTCATGGATTCCGCCCGAATAAAGGAACCCATACAGCATTGAAGCAATGTGTAGATTATTACGAAGAAGGATATAAATTCGTGGTCGATTGTGACTTGAAACAATGTTTCGATACATTAAGTCATGATAAACTGATGTACCATCTTGAAACCTTTATTCAAGATAAAGCGATTTTAAAGGTTGTCCGTAAGTTTTTGATGAGTGGTGTCATAGACCTGTCTGGCGAATTCGTAGAAAGTAAAACAGGCGCACCGCAAGGTGGCGTACTCTCGCCCCTTCTCAGCAATGTTTACTTACATGAACTGGACAAAGAACTAGACCGTCGTGGTCATCGATTTGTTCGTTACGCGGATGACTTCGTCATCTATGTGAAATCTAAACGAGCAGGTGAACGTGTGATACAAAGTGTGACACAATTCATCGAGAAAGATTTGAAACTAATCGTTAACAAAGATAAGAGTAAAGTCGGGTCTCCTACTCGTTTAAAGTTCTTGAGCTGTCTGATAAGGAAAGTGAATGGAACCTGTCGTTTTATCCCTACAAAATCAGCCAAACAGAAATTTAAACGAACACTCAAACGACTAACGAGTCGTAAACGTTCCGGAACCTTTGAAGTTATTATAAAGGAAATCAATCAAGTGACTCGAGGGTGGATTGGCTATTTTGGTCTTGGATTTATCAAAATGTTCATAAAACGGATAGAACAATGGTTACAACATAGAATCAGACAGCTGATACTCAAAAGATGGAAGAAAAGCAAAACGAAAATAACGAAGTTATTCAGCTATGGATTGGATATGGATAGTGCTAGAAGAATCGGATTTTCCCGCAAGAAGTACTGGAGGCTATCCATGACGCCTGAAGTTCATCAGGCACTTACAACGAAAAGACTCCACCATTGGGGCTTAGTCTCTTTAAGCTCCTTGGTAGAGTCAGCTTACGCAAGGTATTGA
- the trpX gene encoding tryptophan ABC transporter substrate-binding protein — MKRRGMLVTFALIFAVLIIGFFFPSGQSTNRTASNNSETATETPEEQFTVGLLQTTSHPSLDEIREGTIQGLADNGYVEGENLTINFQNAQGDQNLMNTMASSIVSDGADIVIGIGTPASQALTNATSEIPVIMAAVSDPIGSGLVTSEEEPGGNVTGVKNQAPVEEQIKLMTDILPDVQTVGMLYSSGEDNARAEAERAQVAIEDAGLDLETYTVSNTNEIQQMIATMSREVDVIYLPTDNTIASAFNTVVSEADRYNMPLIPTVDLMIAQGGLATIGISQVQLGVDSGRMAAEVLGGQDTATFPVYIVEGGEQLINVEKAEKIGVTIPEDVLENSRIIEPEEGGQ; from the coding sequence ATGAAAAGAAGAGGCATGCTCGTAACGTTTGCACTAATATTTGCAGTATTAATTATAGGATTCTTTTTCCCGAGTGGACAAAGCACTAACCGAACAGCTTCAAATAATAGTGAAACAGCAACAGAAACACCTGAAGAGCAATTCACGGTCGGCTTACTACAAACGACAAGTCACCCGTCGCTAGATGAAATTCGTGAAGGAACGATTCAAGGGTTAGCGGATAATGGCTACGTTGAAGGCGAAAACCTAACAATCAACTTCCAGAATGCACAAGGGGATCAGAACTTGATGAATACCATGGCAAGTTCCATTGTGAGTGATGGCGCAGATATTGTGATTGGTATCGGAACACCCGCTAGTCAGGCGCTGACAAATGCAACAAGTGAAATTCCTGTCATAATGGCTGCTGTCTCAGACCCGATCGGTTCAGGCCTAGTGACTTCTGAGGAGGAACCAGGTGGAAACGTTACAGGCGTAAAGAACCAGGCACCTGTTGAAGAGCAGATCAAATTAATGACAGACATTTTACCAGACGTGCAAACGGTTGGTATGCTTTACAGTTCTGGTGAGGATAATGCCCGAGCAGAAGCAGAGCGCGCGCAAGTCGCAATTGAAGATGCTGGACTAGACTTAGAAACGTATACTGTTTCAAACACAAATGAGATTCAGCAAATGATCGCAACGATGTCCAGAGAAGTTGACGTGATTTACTTGCCGACAGATAATACGATCGCTAGTGCATTCAACACAGTTGTTAGCGAAGCGGATCGTTATAATATGCCACTCATTCCGACGGTTGATTTGATGATCGCACAAGGTGGACTGGCAACGATTGGGATTAGTCAAGTTCAACTAGGTGTTGATTCAGGAAGAATGGCCGCAGAAGTGTTAGGTGGTCAAGATACAGCAACGTTCCCGGTTTACATCGTAGAAGGCGGAGAGCAGCTGATCAACGTAGAAAAAGCAGAGAAGATCGGCGTAACGATTCCAGAAGATGTTTTAGAAAACAGTAGAATTATCGAACCAGAAGAGGGAGGTCAATAA
- a CDS encoding ABC transporter permease gives MIISAIASGFLWAVLGIGLYLTYRILKFPDLTTEGSFPLGAAVAVTAIVSGVPPILSIILAILAGMCAGLATGLLYTKGKVPVILAGILVMSGLHSVNLFIMKRPNLNLLNQSRLFDYFQGLPNYYDVVFIGIIVLVVLISVILAFFYTNLGQAFIATGDNEDMARSLGIRTDNMKILGLVISNGVIALAGALVAQNNGYADVNGGAGVIVIGLASLIIGEVMFKDLKLGERLCTIVIGSVLYQLLLLGVIQLGFDTTYIRIFSSAILAICLMIPQIRRTLGLGTLIGKGEKA, from the coding sequence ATGATTATATCAGCTATCGCATCAGGATTTTTATGGGCAGTACTCGGAATAGGCCTATATTTAACGTACCGTATTTTGAAATTTCCAGATTTGACAACAGAAGGCTCATTCCCATTAGGCGCTGCAGTTGCCGTGACTGCAATCGTATCTGGTGTTCCACCTATTTTATCGATCATCTTAGCGATTTTAGCAGGCATGTGTGCCGGACTAGCAACGGGACTCCTTTATACAAAAGGAAAAGTTCCTGTGATTCTAGCAGGGATCCTCGTGATGTCAGGGTTACATTCGGTTAACCTCTTCATTATGAAGCGACCAAACCTAAATTTGCTGAACCAAAGCCGACTATTTGATTATTTTCAAGGTTTACCGAATTATTATGACGTCGTCTTTATCGGAATCATCGTACTGGTTGTACTAATTAGCGTGATTCTGGCATTCTTCTATACTAATCTCGGACAAGCCTTTATCGCAACCGGAGATAACGAAGATATGGCACGTTCCCTTGGCATTCGTACAGACAATATGAAAATTCTTGGCCTCGTCATCTCAAATGGGGTCATTGCTTTAGCCGGTGCGCTTGTCGCGCAAAACAACGGATATGCAGACGTTAATGGAGGAGCTGGCGTCATCGTTATCGGTCTGGCTTCACTAATCATCGGAGAAGTGATGTTCAAGGATCTGAAACTAGGTGAGCGGTTGTGTACCATCGTAATCGGATCAGTCTTGTACCAATTATTATTACTAGGCGTTATCCAGCTTGGTTTTGATACAACCTACATCCGTATCTTCAGCTCAGCGATCCTAGCAATTTGTTTAATGATTCCACAAATCAGACGGACACTTGGACTAGGTACATTAATCGGGAAAGGGGAAAAAGCATGA
- a CDS encoding FAD-binding oxidoreductase, which produces MTKKIAIVGAGVVGASAAYYLSKEKDVELTIFDEGIGQGTSAAAGIISPWLSKRRNQKWYRMVKAGAAFYPKFLSGVMDGEPIPKTVYSKVGTLLFKSKYLYLEELLEIGYKRREEAPEIGDLQILSPEEIKQKVPIYTGELSALWASGGAKVDGKELVSLLIEKATQNGATFIQERVENLKPESSEVTISTAQSAYAFDSVVLAVAAWLPALLEPLGYELDLRPQKGQLAILQLQDTPTASWPVIMPEGESDIIPFEDGRIVIGATHENDKGFDLKIDSSLLASMVKDSAVQFSTYFDQATIVDYRSGTRAYTSDFSPYYGPVPSLPNVYAASGLGSTGLTAGPLVGKELALLAMNQETQLPLSDYPIEQYIIKTNHLTKQD; this is translated from the coding sequence ATGACAAAAAAAATCGCTATTGTAGGGGCCGGAGTTGTCGGCGCTTCAGCAGCCTACTATCTAAGCAAAGAAAAAGATGTTGAACTGACGATTTTCGACGAAGGGATCGGTCAAGGAACTTCTGCCGCAGCTGGGATTATCAGTCCCTGGTTATCTAAAAGACGAAACCAGAAGTGGTACCGTATGGTCAAAGCAGGAGCTGCCTTTTATCCAAAATTTTTGAGTGGCGTCATGGACGGCGAACCTATTCCTAAGACCGTTTACAGCAAAGTCGGGACGTTATTGTTTAAATCCAAGTATCTCTACTTGGAAGAACTGCTTGAGATTGGATATAAAAGACGTGAAGAAGCGCCAGAAATCGGTGATCTTCAGATTTTATCCCCCGAAGAAATCAAGCAGAAAGTGCCGATTTATACTGGAGAACTTTCAGCCTTATGGGCATCAGGCGGTGCTAAAGTAGATGGTAAAGAATTGGTATCTTTATTGATTGAGAAAGCCACTCAAAATGGCGCTACCTTTATCCAAGAACGCGTGGAAAACCTAAAACCTGAATCTAGTGAAGTAACGATTTCTACTGCGCAGTCTGCTTATGCTTTCGATAGCGTTGTGCTCGCTGTAGCGGCTTGGCTACCAGCACTACTGGAACCGCTGGGCTATGAGCTAGATTTGCGTCCACAAAAAGGACAACTCGCTATCCTCCAGCTTCAGGATACGCCAACAGCTTCCTGGCCTGTGATTATGCCCGAAGGCGAATCCGATATCATTCCCTTTGAAGATGGTCGGATTGTAATTGGCGCTACACATGAAAATGATAAGGGGTTCGATTTAAAAATCGATTCGTCTCTGCTGGCTTCGATGGTCAAAGATTCTGCGGTACAATTTTCAACTTATTTTGACCAAGCAACTATTGTGGATTACCGTTCAGGGACACGCGCTTATACATCTGACTTTTCTCCTTATTATGGCCCTGTTCCTTCCCTGCCAAATGTATATGCAGCAAGTGGATTGGGTTCAACGGGACTCACCGCTGGTCCCTTAGTTGGTAAAGAACTTGCCCTTTTGGCGATGAATCAAGAAACACAATTGCCCTTATCCGATTACCCAATCGAGCAATACATTATAAAAACAAATCATTTAACAAAACAAGACTAA
- a CDS encoding ABC transporter ATP-binding protein has protein sequence MSTLLKLKGLTKVITNQADEDNRILDGVDFTLNEGEFVTVLGGNGAGKSTLFNSITGSTETTGGTVELKGKNLTKWKEEKRAGLISRVFQDPKMGTAPRMTVAENLLLAKLRGERKTLKSRSLKKNKASFVEMCASIGNGLEKQIDAPAGNLSGGQRQSLSLLMATMTRPDLLLLDEHTAALDPKTSKKLMELTDQIIKEKQLTCMMITHQMEDALAYGNRLIVMKDGKITLDLNEKEKEKMTLKDLLRLFEEENLTAVL, from the coding sequence ATGAGTACATTATTGAAACTAAAAGGTTTGACAAAAGTCATTACGAACCAGGCAGATGAAGATAACCGAATATTGGACGGTGTGGATTTCACCTTGAACGAAGGCGAATTTGTCACTGTACTAGGCGGAAATGGCGCCGGTAAGTCAACTTTGTTCAATAGTATTACCGGTTCAACAGAAACAACTGGTGGAACTGTCGAATTAAAAGGTAAAAACCTGACAAAGTGGAAAGAAGAAAAACGAGCAGGATTGATTTCAAGAGTGTTCCAGGATCCTAAAATGGGGACGGCACCGCGAATGACCGTAGCAGAGAATTTATTGTTGGCTAAACTACGTGGTGAAAGAAAAACACTGAAATCTAGAAGCTTGAAAAAGAATAAAGCGTCTTTCGTAGAGATGTGTGCATCCATTGGAAATGGACTAGAAAAACAAATCGACGCACCTGCTGGTAATTTATCGGGTGGACAGCGGCAATCGTTGAGTTTACTGATGGCAACAATGACGCGACCAGATTTGTTACTGCTGGATGAGCATACCGCAGCGCTTGACCCGAAAACCTCTAAAAAACTGATGGAACTAACAGACCAGATCATTAAAGAAAAGCAATTGACGTGTATGATGATTACGCACCAAATGGAAGATGCGTTAGCGTACGGCAATCGTCTGATCGTTATGAAAGATGGAAAAATCACATTGGACTTAAACGAGAAAGAAAAAGAAAAAATGACTTTAAAAGACTTACTGAGATTATTTGAAGAAGAAAATCTGACGGCAGTACTTTAA
- the trpB gene encoding tryptophan synthase subunit beta, translating to MATNQAGYFGNYGGSFVPPALSEVLNHLAEEFEHYKDDADFNREFKEILKEYVGRENPLTFASRLTEAFDGPKIYLKREDLNHTGAHKINNVIGQILLAKRMGAHRIIAETGAGQHGVATATACAMFGMDCTIYMGKLDTERQALNVFRMELLGAKVIPVEKGQGRLKDAVDVALADLVENYENTFYLLGSAVGPHPFPSIVRHFQSVISEESKRQIIQQDGKLPAAVIAVVGGGSNAIGSFAHYIDEEDVRLIGAEPEEAATMAHGTPAEIHGFKTLVLQDENGHPALTYSIAAGLDYPGIGPEHSYLKESGRAEYYTVSKEEVLEAFQLLASKEGIVPALESAHAVALAKKLAPEFDKEDSIILTISGRGDKDVEQVQDLLKAMQDSK from the coding sequence ATGGCGACAAATCAAGCAGGATATTTTGGAAACTACGGTGGAAGTTTTGTACCGCCAGCACTCAGTGAAGTGCTTAATCACTTAGCAGAAGAATTTGAGCACTACAAAGACGATGCAGACTTTAATAGAGAATTCAAAGAGATTTTAAAAGAGTACGTCGGAAGAGAGAATCCACTCACTTTTGCTTCAAGACTGACAGAAGCCTTTGACGGACCAAAAATTTACTTGAAACGAGAAGACTTGAACCACACTGGGGCGCACAAAATCAATAATGTGATCGGCCAGATCTTACTCGCAAAACGCATGGGTGCGCACCGAATCATCGCAGAAACCGGCGCCGGCCAACATGGCGTTGCGACCGCTACAGCTTGCGCAATGTTTGGCATGGACTGCACCATCTACATGGGCAAACTGGATACTGAAAGGCAAGCGTTAAATGTCTTTCGCATGGAACTGTTGGGTGCAAAAGTCATACCAGTCGAAAAGGGGCAGGGAAGACTAAAAGACGCAGTAGATGTCGCTTTAGCGGATCTTGTAGAAAATTATGAGAATACATTTTACCTATTGGGCTCGGCTGTTGGACCGCATCCATTCCCATCGATCGTCAGACATTTTCAGTCTGTGATTAGTGAGGAGTCGAAGCGTCAAATTATCCAGCAAGATGGCAAGCTTCCGGCAGCGGTTATCGCGGTCGTTGGTGGCGGCAGTAATGCAATTGGCTCTTTCGCTCATTATATCGATGAAGAAGACGTGCGTTTGATTGGAGCGGAACCGGAAGAAGCAGCTACGATGGCACATGGAACGCCAGCGGAAATTCACGGCTTTAAAACGCTGGTGCTACAAGACGAGAATGGCCACCCAGCACTAACGTACTCGATTGCGGCTGGGTTAGATTATCCAGGAATTGGGCCGGAACATAGCTATTTAAAAGAAAGCGGACGCGCAGAATACTATACTGTGTCTAAAGAAGAAGTACTAGAAGCTTTCCAATTGCTAGCTTCAAAAGAAGGCATTGTACCGGCTTTGGAGAGTGCGCATGCAGTGGCGCTAGCGAAGAAACTGGCGCCAGAATTTGATAAGGAAGATTCTATTATCCTGACGATTTCAGGTCGCGGAGACAAAGATGTAGAACAAGTTCAGGATTTATTGAAGGCAATGCAAGATTCTAAATGA